From one Pseudomonas sp. S35 genomic stretch:
- the mrcB gene encoding penicillin-binding protein 1B, which produces MTRTRSPRSRKKPPSRGLRPWLGWALKLGLVGFVVLAGFAVYLDAVVQEKFSGKRWTIPAKVYARPLELFSGQKLSKDDFLTELDALGYRREPVSNGPGAAAVSGNTVDLNTRGFQFYEGLEKAQPVRVRFSGDYVAELSSLNGSKLPVVRLEPLMIGGIYPKNLEDRILIKLDQVPPYLLETLVAVEDRDFYSHWGVSPKSIARAIWVNTSGGKMTQGGSTLTQQLVKNFYLTNERSLTRKLTEAMMAMLLELHYSKQEILEAYLNEVFVGQDGQRAVHGFGLASQFFFGQPLSELKLHQVALLVGMVKGPSYYNPRRNPERALERRNLVLDVLEQQGVATAEQVAAAKKMPLGVTTRGKLADSSFPGFIDLVKRQLREDYRDEDLTEEGLRIFTSFDPILQMKAEASVSDTFKRLTGRKGSDEVEAAMVVTNPETGEVQAMIGSRQASFAGFNRALDAVRPIGSLVKPAVYLTALEKPSKYTLTSWLSDDPLSVKGGDGQVWTPQNFDRRSHGTVFLYQGLAHSYNISTSRLGLEVGVPNVLKTLARLGITREFPAFPSILLGAGAMTPMEVATMYQTLANGGFNTPMRGIRSVLTAEGEPLKRYPFQIQQRFDAGSIYLIQNAMQRVMREGTGSSVYKVLPSNLTLAGKTGTSNDSRDSWFAGFGQDVLAVVWLGRDDNGKTPFTGATGALQVWTSFMRKADPLPLSMPQPDNIVQAWIDPHTGQGSDANCPGAVQMPYIRGSEPPPGAACGGGAPADAESVMDWVKGWMN; this is translated from the coding sequence ATGACTCGAACCCGATCTCCCCGTTCCCGTAAAAAACCACCGTCCCGCGGCCTGCGTCCTTGGCTGGGTTGGGCGCTCAAGCTCGGCCTTGTGGGCTTCGTAGTGCTCGCCGGCTTTGCGGTATACCTTGATGCCGTGGTCCAGGAGAAATTCTCCGGCAAGCGCTGGACCATCCCGGCCAAGGTCTATGCACGCCCGCTGGAACTGTTCAGCGGCCAGAAGCTGAGCAAGGATGACTTCCTCACCGAACTCGACGCCCTGGGCTACCGCCGCGAACCGGTGAGCAATGGCCCGGGTGCTGCGGCTGTCAGCGGTAACACCGTCGACCTGAACACCCGCGGCTTCCAGTTCTACGAAGGCCTGGAAAAAGCCCAGCCAGTGCGCGTGCGCTTCTCCGGTGACTACGTGGCCGAGCTGTCGTCCCTCAATGGTTCGAAGCTGCCGGTGGTACGCCTTGAACCGCTGATGATCGGCGGGATTTACCCGAAAAACCTTGAAGACCGCATCCTGATCAAGCTTGATCAGGTGCCGCCGTACCTGCTGGAAACCCTGGTTGCGGTAGAAGATCGGGATTTCTACAGCCACTGGGGCGTCTCGCCAAAGTCGATTGCCCGTGCGATCTGGGTCAACACCTCCGGCGGCAAGATGACCCAAGGCGGCAGTACGCTGACTCAGCAGTTGGTGAAAAACTTCTACCTCACCAACGAACGCAGCCTGACCCGTAAGCTCACCGAAGCCATGATGGCGATGCTGCTGGAGCTGCACTACAGCAAGCAGGAAATCCTTGAGGCGTACCTAAATGAAGTGTTCGTCGGCCAGGATGGCCAGCGTGCGGTGCACGGCTTCGGCCTGGCCAGCCAGTTCTTCTTCGGCCAACCGCTGTCCGAGCTGAAGCTGCATCAAGTTGCATTGCTGGTGGGCATGGTCAAGGGGCCGTCCTACTACAACCCGCGCCGCAATCCTGAGCGTGCACTGGAGCGCCGCAACCTCGTCCTCGATGTGCTGGAGCAGCAGGGTGTGGCCACGGCAGAGCAAGTGGCCGCAGCGAAGAAAATGCCACTGGGTGTGACCACTCGCGGCAAGCTGGCAGACAGCTCGTTCCCCGGTTTTATCGACTTGGTCAAACGCCAACTGCGTGAAGACTACCGCGACGAAGACTTGACCGAAGAAGGCCTGCGGATCTTCACCAGTTTTGACCCGATCCTGCAGATGAAGGCCGAAGCGTCTGTCAGCGACACCTTCAAACGTCTGACGGGCCGTAAAGGTTCTGACGAGGTAGAGGCTGCGATGGTGGTGACCAACCCGGAAACCGGTGAAGTCCAGGCCATGATCGGTAGCCGCCAGGCCAGCTTTGCCGGCTTCAACCGCGCACTGGATGCGGTGCGGCCGATTGGGTCGCTGGTCAAGCCTGCGGTCTACCTGACGGCGTTGGAAAAACCGAGCAAGTACACCCTGACCAGTTGGCTGTCGGATGATCCGCTCTCGGTCAAAGGTGGCGACGGCCAGGTGTGGACGCCGCAGAACTTCGATCGTCGCTCCCACGGCACGGTGTTCCTGTATCAGGGCTTGGCGCATTCCTACAACATCTCCACTTCTCGCCTCGGCCTGGAAGTGGGTGTGCCGAATGTCCTCAAGACGCTGGCGCGACTGGGCATCACCCGCGAATTCCCGGCGTTCCCATCGATCCTGTTGGGCGCCGGAGCCATGACGCCGATGGAAGTGGCGACCATGTACCAGACCCTCGCCAACGGTGGCTTCAACACCCCGATGCGCGGGATTCGCAGTGTGCTGACGGCCGAGGGTGAGCCACTCAAGCGCTACCCGTTCCAGATTCAGCAGCGTTTCGATGCGGGCTCCATCTACCTGATCCAGAACGCCATGCAGCGCGTGATGCGTGAAGGTACCGGTAGCTCGGTCTATAAGGTCTTGCCGTCCAACCTGACGCTGGCAGGCAAGACCGGCACCAGTAACGATTCGCGCGACAGTTGGTTCGCAGGTTTCGGCCAGGATGTGCTGGCCGTGGTGTGGCTGGGCCGTGACGACAACGGCAAGACGCCGTTTACCGGTGCGACCGGTGCGTTGCAGGTCTGGACCAGTTTCATGCGCAAGGCCGACCCACTGCCGTTGAGCATGCCGCAGCCGGATAACATCGTGCAGGCCTGGATTGACCCGCACACCGGCCAAGGCTCCGATGCCAACTGTCCGGGCGCGGTACAGATGCCGTATATTCGCGGCAGCGAACCACCACCCGGTGCTGCGTGCGGTGGCGGTGCCCCTGCGGACGCGGAATCGGTGATGGATTGGGTCAAGGGCTGGATGAATTAA
- a CDS encoding TfoX/Sxy family protein → MNDELQHLKNLGKTSAQWLHAVGIHSASDLRRLGAVDAYRAVRTRGFRASKVLLYAIEGALMDVHWNDIPAERKEALNRQLDAIAARQKI, encoded by the coding sequence ATGAACGATGAGCTGCAACACCTTAAAAACCTCGGCAAGACCTCAGCACAGTGGCTGCATGCGGTGGGCATCCACAGTGCGTCCGACCTGCGTCGCCTGGGGGCGGTTGATGCATATCGAGCCGTAAGGACTCGCGGGTTCCGGGCATCGAAAGTGCTGCTGTATGCAATCGAAGGGGCATTGATGGATGTGCATTGGAACGACATTCCTGCAGAACGCAAGGAGGCGTTGAACCGGCAACTGGACGCTATTGCGGCGCGCCAGAAGATTTAG
- a CDS encoding YqcC family protein, translating to MDARFPAIAEQLLLIERELRIQGWWDEVSPSVEALSSVEPFSVDTLDFHQWLQWIFLARMKHILEQDLPLPNASGIMEMAEMVYADRPRESLGLRNALKKFDQLIVDAR from the coding sequence ATGGATGCACGGTTTCCGGCGATTGCCGAACAGTTATTGCTGATCGAGCGCGAATTGCGCATTCAGGGCTGGTGGGACGAAGTGTCTCCCAGCGTTGAGGCGCTCAGCAGCGTTGAGCCGTTTTCGGTGGATACCCTGGACTTTCACCAGTGGCTGCAATGGATCTTCCTGGCTCGCATGAAACACATCCTCGAACAGGACCTGCCGCTGCCCAATGCCTCTGGGATCATGGAAATGGCGGAGATGGTCTACGCCGATCGGCCGCGAGAGAGCCTTGGCTTGCGTAATGCGCTGAAAAAGTTCGATCAATTGATCGTCGACGCTCGTTAA
- a CDS encoding acetolactate synthase 3 large subunit, with protein sequence MELLSGGEMLVRFLRDEGVDYIYGYPGGALLHVYDALFKEPAVTHILVRHEQAATHMADGYARATGKAGVVLVTSGPGATNAITGIATAYMDSIPMVIISGQVPSTMVGTDAFQETDMIGISRPIVKHSFMIKHASEIPEVMKKAFYLAQSGRPGPVVVDIPKDMTNPAEKFEYVFPKKAKLRSYSPAVRGHSGQIRKAAEMLLAAKRPVLYSGGGVILGGGSAPLTELAKLLNLPVTNTLMGLGAFPGTDRQFVGMLGMHGSYTANLTMHHADVILAVGARFDDRVINGASKFCPNAKIIHIDIDPASISKTIKADVPIVGPVESVLTEMVAALKDIGETPNKESVASWWKQIDEWRGDRGLFPYDKGDGSIIKPQTVIETLCEVTKGDAFVTSDVGQHQMFAAQYYKFDKPNRWINSGGLGTMGFGFPAAMGVKLSFPDTDVACVTGEGSIQMNIQELSTCLQYGLPVKIVCLNNGVLGMVRQWQDMSYGSRHSHSYMESLPDFIKLVEAYGHVGIRITDLKDLKPKMEEAFAMKDRLVFLDIQVDTSEHVYPMQIKDGSMRDMWLNKTERT encoded by the coding sequence GTGGAGCTTTTATCTGGCGGTGAGATGCTCGTCCGCTTTTTGCGTGACGAAGGCGTCGATTATATCTACGGGTACCCAGGTGGTGCTCTGCTGCATGTTTACGACGCACTGTTCAAGGAACCGGCTGTTACCCACATCCTGGTTCGCCACGAACAGGCCGCGACCCATATGGCTGACGGTTATGCCCGTGCCACCGGTAAAGCCGGCGTGGTACTGGTAACGTCCGGCCCAGGCGCAACGAATGCCATTACCGGCATCGCGACTGCGTATATGGACTCCATCCCGATGGTGATCATTTCTGGCCAGGTGCCAAGCACCATGGTCGGTACCGATGCATTCCAGGAAACCGACATGATCGGTATCTCCCGGCCGATCGTGAAACACAGCTTCATGATCAAGCATGCCTCGGAAATCCCGGAAGTCATGAAAAAGGCGTTCTACCTCGCACAATCCGGTCGCCCGGGTCCTGTGGTGGTCGATATCCCGAAAGACATGACCAACCCGGCTGAAAAATTCGAATACGTGTTCCCGAAGAAAGCCAAGCTGCGCTCCTACAGCCCGGCGGTTCGTGGGCATTCGGGGCAAATCCGCAAGGCAGCAGAAATGCTGTTGGCAGCCAAGCGCCCAGTGCTGTACTCGGGTGGTGGTGTCATTCTGGGTGGCGGTTCCGCACCGCTGACTGAATTGGCCAAGCTGCTCAACCTGCCAGTGACCAACACCTTGATGGGCCTCGGCGCGTTCCCAGGTACGGACCGTCAGTTCGTCGGCATGCTCGGCATGCACGGCAGCTACACCGCCAACCTGACCATGCACCACGCCGACGTGATCCTGGCGGTGGGCGCGCGGTTCGATGACCGTGTGATCAACGGCGCGAGCAAATTCTGCCCGAACGCCAAGATCATCCACATCGACATCGACCCGGCGTCCATCTCCAAGACCATCAAGGCCGACGTGCCGATCGTAGGGCCTGTGGAAAGCGTATTGACCGAAATGGTCGCAGCGCTGAAGGACATCGGCGAAACCCCGAACAAAGAGTCCGTTGCCAGCTGGTGGAAGCAGATCGACGAATGGCGCGGTGACCGCGGCCTGTTCCCTTATGACAAGGGCGACGGCAGCATCATCAAGCCACAAACCGTGATCGAGACCCTGTGCGAAGTGACCAAGGGCGACGCCTTTGTGACCTCCGACGTGGGCCAGCACCAGATGTTCGCCGCGCAGTACTACAAGTTCGACAAGCCTAACCGCTGGATCAACTCCGGTGGCCTGGGCACGATGGGCTTTGGTTTCCCTGCGGCCATGGGTGTGAAACTGAGCTTCCCGGACACCGATGTCGCGTGCGTCACCGGTGAGGGCAGTATCCAGATGAACATCCAGGAACTGTCGACGTGCCTGCAGTACGGCCTTCCGGTGAAGATCGTGTGCTTGAACAACGGCGTGCTGGGTATGGTTCGTCAGTGGCAGGACATGAGCTACGGTAGTCGTCACTCCCATTCCTACATGGAATCGCTTCCGGATTTCATCAAGTTGGTTGAAGCCTATGGCCACGTCGGCATTCGCATCACTGATCTGAAAGATCTGAAGCCGAAGATGGAAGAAGCGTTCGCCATGAAGGACCGCCTGGTGTTCCTCGATATTCAAGTGGATACCAGCGAGCACGTCTACCCGATGCAGATCAAAGACGGCTCTATGCGCGACATGTGGCTGAACAAGACGGAGCGTACTTAA
- the msrP gene encoding protein-methionine-sulfoxide reductase catalytic subunit MsrP has product MLIKLPKASDCHESDVTPESFYLSRRCLLGGALAGIAASSLPRWASAEEAARYADVEPGRAPNWFAEKLPTTQWQAVTVKDEAITPFKDATHYNNFYEFGTDKGDPAKNAGSLKTEPWSVVIDGEVAKPGRYALEDFMKPYQLEERIYRLRCVEAWSMVIPWMGFPISALLKQVEPTSKAKYIRFETLQDPKSMPGQRSSFGLIDWPYVEGVRLDEAMNPLAILAVGMYGRELPNQNGAPLRLVVPWKYGFKSVKSIVRISLVSEQPKTTWQSIAADEYGFYANVNPTVDHPRWTQARERRLPSGLFSPNVRETQMFNGYSDEVASLYTGLDLRKNY; this is encoded by the coding sequence ATGTTAATCAAATTGCCTAAAGCGTCCGATTGTCATGAATCGGATGTCACTCCTGAATCGTTCTACCTCTCCCGCCGCTGCCTGCTCGGTGGTGCGCTTGCCGGTATTGCTGCCAGCAGCCTGCCGCGCTGGGCCAGTGCCGAGGAGGCTGCGCGTTATGCCGATGTCGAGCCGGGCAGGGCGCCCAATTGGTTTGCCGAGAAATTGCCGACAACCCAATGGCAGGCAGTGACGGTCAAGGATGAGGCGATCACCCCGTTCAAGGACGCAACCCACTACAACAACTTCTATGAGTTCGGTACGGACAAAGGCGATCCTGCGAAAAATGCAGGCTCACTCAAGACCGAGCCCTGGAGCGTAGTGATTGACGGTGAGGTGGCGAAGCCTGGGCGTTATGCTCTGGAAGACTTCATGAAGCCCTATCAATTGGAGGAGCGTATCTATCGTTTGCGTTGCGTAGAAGCGTGGTCGATGGTTATTCCCTGGATGGGCTTTCCGATCTCAGCCTTGCTCAAGCAAGTTGAGCCAACGTCCAAGGCTAAGTACATCCGCTTTGAAACTCTTCAAGATCCCAAGAGCATGCCGGGGCAGCGGTCGAGTTTTGGCTTGATCGACTGGCCTTATGTAGAAGGGGTGCGTTTGGATGAGGCGATGAACCCTTTGGCGATTCTTGCCGTCGGCATGTATGGGCGTGAACTGCCCAATCAGAATGGCGCCCCTTTGCGCCTGGTCGTGCCTTGGAAATACGGCTTCAAGAGCGTGAAGTCTATTGTGCGCATCAGTCTTGTCAGCGAGCAGCCGAAAACCACCTGGCAAAGCATCGCGGCGGATGAATACGGGTTCTATGCGAATGTGAACCCTACCGTCGATCATCCTCGCTGGACCCAGGCGCGTGAGCGTCGCTTGCCGAGTGGGCTGTTCAGCCCCAACGTGCGTGAGACGCAGATGTTCAATGGCTACTCGGATGAGGTTGCCTCTCTCTATACAGGGCTCGATTTGCGGAAGAATTACTGA
- the pssA gene encoding CDP-diacylglycerol--serine O-phosphatidyltransferase codes for MSERPEEPNQAPDAESLLPIDEHVEEGHDAEGRKVRHRGIYLLPNLFTTANLFAGFYSIINSMSAQSALAAGDAANASKYFGFAAIAIFVAMVLDGLDGRVARMTNTQSAFGAEYDSLSDMVAFGVAPALLAFAWALGDMGKVGWMVAFIYVAGAALRLARFNTQVGTADKRYFIGLASPAAAGVVAGIVWAFSDYGIQGSKMSFLVALMVAAAGMLMVSNIKYNSFKELDLKGRVPFVAILAVVLVFAVVFSDPPRILLLAFLVYAASGPVQYLLHMRRDKTLS; via the coding sequence ATGAGCGAACGTCCCGAAGAGCCAAACCAGGCTCCTGACGCCGAAAGCCTGCTGCCGATCGATGAGCATGTCGAAGAAGGGCATGACGCGGAAGGCCGCAAGGTCCGGCATCGTGGTATCTATCTGCTGCCCAATCTGTTCACCACGGCGAACCTGTTTGCCGGGTTTTATTCCATCATCAATTCCATGAGTGCTCAGAGCGCGCTGGCGGCAGGTGATGCTGCGAATGCCAGCAAGTACTTTGGTTTTGCGGCCATCGCGATCTTTGTGGCCATGGTGCTTGATGGCCTGGATGGCCGTGTGGCGCGTATGACCAATACCCAAAGTGCCTTCGGTGCCGAGTACGATTCGCTGTCGGACATGGTTGCGTTTGGTGTGGCGCCGGCACTGTTGGCATTTGCCTGGGCGCTGGGTGATATGGGCAAGGTTGGCTGGATGGTTGCCTTCATCTATGTAGCAGGCGCCGCGTTGCGCCTGGCGCGCTTCAATACCCAGGTGGGCACTGCTGACAAGCGCTACTTCATCGGACTGGCCAGTCCGGCAGCGGCGGGTGTGGTAGCGGGTATTGTCTGGGCATTCAGTGACTACGGCATCCAGGGTTCGAAAATGTCGTTCCTGGTGGCGTTGATGGTGGCTGCGGCCGGCATGCTGATGGTCAGCAATATCAAGTACAACAGCTTCAAGGAGCTCGACCTCAAGGGGCGCGTGCCTTTCGTGGCGATCCTGGCAGTGGTGCTGGTGTTTGCGGTTGTCTTCAGTGATCCGCCTCGGATTCTGCTGTTGGCCTTCCTGGTCTACGCTGCTTCGGGGCCGGTTCAGTACTTGCTGCATATGCGTCGGGACAAAACATTGTCTTAA
- the ilvC gene encoding ketol-acid reductoisomerase has product MKVYYEKDCDLSIIQGKKVAIIGYGSQGHAQACNLKDSGVDVTVGLRKGSATVAKAEAHGLKVTDVASAVAAADLVMILTPDEFQSALYKNEIEPNIKKGATLAFSHGFAIHYNQVVPRADLDVIMIAPKAPGHTVRSEFVKGGGIPDLIAIYQDASGNAKNVALSYAAGVGGGRTGIIETTFKDETETDLFGEQAVLCGGTVELVKAGFETLVEAGYAPEMAYFECLHELKLIVDLMYEGGIANMNYSISNNAEYGEYVTGPEIINAESRQAMRNALKRIQDGEYAKMFITEGATGYPSMTAKRRNNAAHGIEVIGEQLRSMMPWIGANKIVDKAKN; this is encoded by the coding sequence ATGAAAGTTTATTACGAAAAAGACTGTGACCTGTCGATCATCCAGGGCAAGAAAGTCGCCATCATCGGCTACGGCTCCCAGGGTCACGCGCAAGCTTGCAACCTGAAAGACTCCGGCGTTGACGTGACCGTTGGCCTGCGTAAAGGCTCTGCCACTGTTGCCAAGGCAGAAGCCCACGGCCTGAAAGTGACTGACGTTGCTTCCGCTGTTGCTGCTGCCGACCTGGTCATGATCCTGACCCCGGACGAGTTCCAGTCCGCCCTGTACAAGAACGAAATCGAGCCGAACATCAAGAAGGGCGCCACTCTGGCCTTCTCCCACGGCTTCGCGATTCACTACAACCAGGTTGTGCCACGCGCTGACCTGGACGTGATCATGATCGCGCCAAAAGCGCCGGGTCACACCGTACGTTCCGAGTTCGTCAAAGGCGGCGGTATCCCTGACCTGATCGCGATCTACCAGGACGCATCCGGCAACGCCAAGAACGTTGCACTGTCCTACGCTGCTGGCGTGGGTGGCGGTCGTACCGGCATCATCGAAACCACCTTCAAGGACGAGACCGAAACCGACCTGTTCGGCGAGCAAGCCGTTCTGTGCGGCGGTACCGTTGAGCTGGTGAAAGCTGGTTTCGAAACCCTGGTTGAAGCTGGCTACGCGCCGGAAATGGCCTACTTCGAATGCTTGCACGAACTGAAGCTGATCGTTGACCTCATGTACGAAGGCGGTATCGCCAACATGAACTACTCGATCTCCAACAACGCCGAATACGGCGAGTACGTGACGGGCCCGGAAATCATCAACGCCGAATCCCGTCAGGCTATGCGCAACGCCCTGAAACGTATTCAGGACGGCGAATACGCCAAAATGTTCATCACCGAAGGCGCTACCGGCTACCCTTCGATGACCGCCAAGCGTCGTAACAACGCCGCTCACGGTATCGAAGTCATCGGCGAGCAACTGCGCTCCATGATGCCGTGGATCGGTGCCAACAAGATCGTCGACAAAGCCAAAAACTAA
- a CDS encoding bifunctional aminoglycoside phosphotransferase/ATP-binding protein, with the protein MSQSLIAALQNPALYPHPVEAFQVIETHISWVVLTGPYAYKLKKPMNFGFLDFTALDDRGHFCNEELRLNQRLTDDLYLEVLPITGTAEAPQLGGDGPVIEYALKMRQFPQSQLLSTLQANGELTAAHIDEMAKQIAHFHLSAPKVPQDHPAGTPDEVMAPVRQNFDQIRPFLSDKADLAQLEALQAWAESSFERLKPLLAQRKADGFTRECHGDIHLGNATLIDGQVVIFDCIEFNEPFRFTDVYADTGFLAMDLEDRGLKSLARRFISQYLELTGDYQGLEVLNFYKAYRALVRAKVSLFSMPSEASPVQRATTLRQYRNYANLAESYSTIPSRFLAITHGVSAVGKSHVSMRLVEALGAVRIRSDVERKRLFGEQHVDNTPQAGIYAADASTATYARLNDIADTVLRAGFPVVLDATFLKHEQRDAAAKVAEATGAPFLILDCNAPQAVINSWLAQRQADKNDPSDATLAVIEAQQANRDPLTAQELLLSKRVETNQSGTLDAVVAQIRQRLPGL; encoded by the coding sequence GTGAGCCAGTCACTGATCGCTGCCCTGCAAAACCCGGCCTTGTACCCTCACCCGGTTGAAGCGTTCCAAGTCATCGAAACCCACATTTCGTGGGTCGTATTGACCGGCCCCTACGCTTATAAGCTGAAGAAGCCGATGAACTTCGGCTTCCTGGACTTCACCGCCCTGGATGATCGCGGGCACTTCTGCAATGAAGAATTGCGCCTCAACCAACGCTTGACCGACGATTTGTATCTTGAAGTGTTACCCATTACCGGTACAGCCGAAGCCCCGCAATTAGGCGGCGATGGCCCGGTGATCGAATACGCACTGAAGATGCGTCAGTTCCCGCAAAGCCAGCTGCTCAGCACCCTGCAAGCCAATGGCGAACTGACTGCCGCGCACATCGATGAAATGGCCAAGCAGATCGCACATTTCCACCTTAGCGCGCCAAAGGTCCCGCAAGATCACCCGGCCGGTACGCCGGACGAAGTCATGGCGCCGGTGCGACAGAACTTCGATCAGATCCGCCCATTCCTCAGCGACAAGGCCGACCTGGCCCAACTGGAAGCCCTGCAAGCCTGGGCCGAGAGCAGCTTCGAACGCCTCAAGCCACTGCTGGCACAGCGCAAGGCCGATGGGTTCACCCGCGAGTGCCACGGGGACATCCACCTGGGCAACGCCACGCTGATCGATGGTCAAGTGGTGATTTTCGACTGCATCGAGTTCAACGAACCGTTTCGCTTCACCGACGTCTACGCCGACACCGGCTTCCTGGCCATGGACCTGGAAGACCGCGGCCTCAAGTCCCTGGCCCGCCGCTTCATCAGCCAGTACCTGGAGCTGACGGGCGACTATCAGGGCCTTGAAGTGCTGAACTTCTATAAAGCCTACCGCGCCCTCGTACGCGCCAAGGTGTCGTTGTTCAGCATGCCGAGCGAAGCAAGCCCGGTCCAACGGGCCACCACCCTGCGCCAGTACCGCAACTACGCCAACCTGGCAGAAAGCTACAGCACCATTCCGTCACGCTTCCTGGCGATTACCCACGGCGTCTCGGCTGTAGGCAAAAGCCACGTGTCCATGCGCCTGGTAGAAGCGCTCGGCGCCGTACGCATCCGCTCGGATGTGGAGCGCAAGCGCCTGTTCGGCGAGCAACACGTGGACAACACGCCGCAGGCTGGTATCTATGCCGCCGACGCCAGCACAGCAACCTACGCTCGCTTGAACGACATCGCCGACACCGTGCTGCGCGCCGGTTTCCCGGTCGTACTGGATGCAACGTTCCTCAAACACGAACAGCGCGACGCAGCGGCCAAAGTTGCCGAGGCCACCGGTGCACCCTTCCTGATTCTGGATTGCAACGCACCGCAGGCCGTTATCAACAGTTGGCTGGCGCAACGTCAGGCGGATAAAAACGATCCGTCCGACGCCACCCTGGCCGTTATCGAAGCACAGCAGGCAAACCGTGACCCACTCACAGCGCAAGAACTGTTGCTGAGCAAGCGCGTTGAGACCAATCAAAGCGGGACCCTCGACGCGGTGGTCGCGCAGATTCGCCAGCGCTTGCCAGGCCTGTAA
- the ilvN gene encoding acetolactate synthase small subunit, which yields MRHIISLLLENEPGALSRVVGLFSQRNYNIESLTVAPTEDPTLSRLTLTTVGHDEVIEQITKNLNKLIEVVKLVDLSESAHIERELMLVKVKATGAQRAEIKRTTDIYRGQIVDVSASVYTVQLTGTSDKLDSFIQSIGTASILETVRSGVTGIARGDKVLSI from the coding sequence ATGCGGCACATTATCTCCCTGCTTCTGGAGAACGAACCCGGCGCTCTGTCTCGTGTTGTCGGCCTGTTTTCGCAACGCAACTACAACATCGAAAGCCTGACCGTGGCGCCGACCGAAGACCCGACCCTGTCGCGCCTGACGTTGACCACCGTGGGCCACGATGAGGTGATCGAGCAGATCACCAAGAACCTCAACAAGCTGATCGAAGTGGTCAAGCTGGTCGACCTGTCGGAAAGTGCCCACATCGAGCGCGAGCTGATGTTGGTTAAGGTTAAGGCCACGGGTGCTCAACGTGCCGAGATCAAACGGACTACCGACATCTATCGTGGGCAGATCGTCGATGTGAGCGCCAGCGTTTATACCGTTCAACTGACCGGTACAAGCGACAAGCTGGACAGCTTCATCCAGTCGATCGGGACGGCCTCGATTCTGGAAACAGTACGCAGTGGTGTCACCGGGATTGCCCGTGGCGACAAAGTACTCAGCATCTAA
- a CDS encoding pentapeptide repeat-containing protein: protein MSQPKLLDTPLYALLHKDDVRGFNQERPKDGAVDMRAGDFRGLDLRELNATGVDFTDAYFRSADLRGLDLRDCSLEGASLAHAQISGTYFPPELTADEILMSVNFGTRLRYRTK, encoded by the coding sequence ATGAGTCAGCCCAAGCTTCTTGATACCCCGCTCTACGCGCTCCTGCATAAAGACGATGTTCGCGGTTTCAACCAGGAGCGCCCGAAAGACGGCGCTGTCGACATGCGTGCAGGCGACTTCCGTGGGCTGGACTTACGTGAGCTCAACGCTACCGGCGTGGATTTCACCGACGCGTACTTCCGCTCAGCCGACTTGCGCGGCCTGGATTTGCGCGACTGCTCGCTGGAAGGCGCCAGCCTGGCCCATGCGCAGATTTCGGGCACCTACTTCCCACCTGAATTGACCGCCGACGAGATCCTCATGTCAGTCAATTTCGGCACGCGCCTGCGCTATCGCACCAAGTAA